Proteins found in one Cobetia sp. L2A1 genomic segment:
- a CDS encoding homocysteine S-methyltransferase family protein → MERVEGAEVGAETVTRSGTVVLLDGGMGQELIRRSGRTPTPLWSTQMMLDQPELVRDLHLDFIRAGARVITLNTYTATPQRLGLAGAGELIETVHTAAAKAARDAIALSGETGIKVAACLPPLVATYRPDVAPGYEVSLESYRTLVALQAPHVDIVLCEAMSSCDEARAAATAALESELPVWVALTVKDDQSSTLRSGEPLADAVTLLESLGVSAILLNCSAPEAIGESVPTLLTSTLPVGAYANGFTSVAALQPGGTVSELKARQDLGPEQYAALALGWVTAGISIVGGCCEVGPAHIACLAERLKAGGYSIESSLTA, encoded by the coding sequence GTGGAACGTGTAGAAGGCGCTGAGGTTGGAGCGGAAACCGTCACAAGGTCTGGAACGGTCGTGTTGCTGGATGGCGGAATGGGCCAGGAGCTGATCAGGCGCAGCGGACGGACACCGACGCCATTGTGGTCGACCCAGATGATGTTGGACCAGCCCGAGCTGGTGCGTGATCTGCACCTTGATTTCATTCGTGCGGGTGCGCGTGTCATCACGCTCAATACCTATACTGCCACGCCGCAGCGCCTTGGGCTGGCGGGTGCGGGCGAACTCATCGAGACAGTTCACACAGCAGCAGCCAAGGCAGCGCGTGACGCGATTGCACTGAGCGGTGAGACAGGCATCAAGGTGGCAGCGTGTCTACCGCCGCTGGTAGCGACGTATCGACCGGATGTTGCACCGGGGTATGAGGTATCGCTGGAAAGTTACCGGACCCTGGTGGCGCTTCAGGCGCCACACGTCGATATAGTGCTCTGCGAGGCGATGTCTTCGTGTGATGAAGCCCGTGCGGCTGCCACGGCTGCGCTGGAAAGCGAGCTGCCGGTATGGGTCGCGTTGACCGTCAAGGATGACCAATCGTCTACGCTGCGCAGCGGCGAGCCGCTGGCGGACGCCGTCACGCTGCTGGAATCCTTGGGCGTATCGGCCATCTTGCTCAATTGCAGTGCGCCGGAAGCCATCGGGGAAAGTGTGCCGACACTACTGACCAGCACGCTGCCGGTGGGCGCCTACGCCAACGGTTTCACCTCCGTTGCAGCCTTGCAGCCAGGCGGGACTGTCAGTGAGCTCAAGGCCCGCCAGGACCTGGGGCCAGAGCAATATGCAGCGTTGGCGCTTGGCTGGGTGACTGCTGGTATCAGTATCGTCGGCGGCTGTTGCGAAGTCGGGCCGGCACATATCGCCTGTCTGGCCGAGCGCTTGAAGGCTGGCGGATACTCGATTGAATCGAGTCTCACGGCGTAA
- a CDS encoding YecA family protein, whose translation MLAEWVERLLSYASGALEAIRADETFPAFMQWAHAEGLNYVGGDEALAVALAPVLWSQTPLVRLNFACESLAPPNRNEPCWCDSGRKYKQCCDKAQLPPIPDHLMWMLSLREFKGEQLKAALASALAPAQALLEAGLISAEAGSRGRAQQIMESLFDTSDWSRLPEQAEPGFELLLDLYQERGFTRKKALLLDEVLERGPAFLRGVALEHQCLLHLDSDDLGSARAAFIRAQQTLPDSPTLAYIEAMLLLHEGQPEEAQDRARFWWRRLSKQKDIEPGQLEFLADLAENPRATLAEQMVNSDESLSDSLASLQALFEVLTRPPRLALDTQEDGSLVFGQNAEQAVTLGLWEAVFPARIEEEAALALDIDPWETQDPNDWLQQLCACPEWLDTPAVCQGVILALASRFGSLPWMSDAFFVPLAVRFGYWLDQIEEAGGLLRWEDGDNAQLLRCGLGLVIGMERGERERSRQLAERLLKLDEEDSLGLRELVLDQLLREGRNDEAIMLAEHDLERRTADEEMPLLGILMGKVLALYRLERLADAQEALIIVREANAHLINLLLAENPRPVSLVVDAPEPGSRGEAWQYRTLMRDQWKRSDGALEWLAKHRQDVDASR comes from the coding sequence ATGCTTGCTGAGTGGGTCGAACGGCTCTTGAGTTACGCCAGTGGTGCGCTGGAAGCCATCCGCGCAGATGAAACTTTTCCTGCCTTCATGCAGTGGGCGCATGCCGAAGGTCTGAATTACGTCGGTGGTGATGAAGCACTCGCCGTCGCGCTGGCGCCGGTGCTTTGGAGTCAGACACCACTGGTGCGCCTGAATTTTGCGTGCGAGTCGCTGGCGCCACCGAATCGTAATGAGCCTTGCTGGTGTGACTCCGGTCGCAAGTACAAGCAATGCTGCGACAAGGCTCAGTTACCGCCAATTCCGGATCATCTGATGTGGATGCTGTCGCTGCGCGAGTTCAAGGGTGAGCAACTCAAGGCGGCGCTGGCTTCCGCTCTGGCACCGGCGCAAGCACTGCTTGAAGCGGGATTGATCAGCGCCGAAGCGGGTAGTCGTGGTCGCGCTCAGCAGATCATGGAGTCGCTATTCGATACCAGTGACTGGTCGCGCCTTCCTGAGCAGGCTGAGCCTGGCTTCGAATTGCTGCTGGACCTTTACCAGGAGCGTGGCTTCACGCGCAAGAAAGCGCTGCTGCTGGATGAGGTGCTCGAACGTGGGCCTGCTTTCCTGCGTGGTGTCGCGCTGGAGCATCAGTGCCTGCTGCACCTCGACAGTGATGATCTTGGCTCAGCGCGGGCAGCCTTCATTCGCGCCCAACAGACGCTGCCGGATTCGCCGACGCTGGCCTATATCGAAGCCATGTTGTTGCTGCACGAAGGCCAGCCGGAAGAAGCGCAGGATCGCGCTCGCTTCTGGTGGCGACGTCTCTCCAAGCAAAAGGATATCGAACCCGGGCAGCTGGAGTTTCTGGCTGACCTGGCCGAGAACCCTCGCGCGACGCTAGCTGAGCAGATGGTCAATTCCGATGAGTCACTGTCGGACTCACTGGCCTCGTTGCAGGCGTTGTTCGAAGTACTGACACGTCCACCGCGCCTGGCATTGGACACACAGGAAGATGGCAGCCTGGTGTTCGGTCAGAATGCCGAGCAGGCCGTGACACTGGGCTTGTGGGAAGCGGTATTCCCGGCACGTATCGAAGAAGAGGCGGCATTGGCGCTCGATATCGACCCGTGGGAAACCCAGGACCCCAATGACTGGCTTCAGCAGCTGTGCGCCTGCCCGGAATGGTTGGATACTCCCGCCGTCTGCCAAGGCGTGATTCTGGCGCTGGCCAGTCGTTTCGGTAGCTTGCCGTGGATGTCTGATGCCTTCTTCGTGCCACTGGCGGTGCGCTTCGGCTACTGGCTTGACCAGATTGAAGAGGCCGGTGGCCTGCTGCGCTGGGAAGATGGCGACAATGCCCAGCTGCTGCGCTGTGGTCTGGGACTGGTCATTGGCATGGAGCGTGGCGAGCGTGAACGTTCGCGTCAGCTGGCGGAGCGTCTGCTCAAGCTCGATGAAGAAGACAGTCTCGGGCTGCGAGAGCTGGTGCTCGATCAGCTGCTGCGCGAAGGACGCAATGATGAAGCCATCATGCTGGCGGAGCATGATCTCGAGCGACGCACTGCCGACGAAGAGATGCCGCTGCTGGGTATCCTGATGGGGAAAGTGCTGGCGCTCTATCGCCTTGAACGTCTTGCTGATGCGCAAGAGGCACTGATCATCGTACGTGAGGCCAATGCCCATCTGATCAATCTGCTGTTGGCTGAAAACCCGCGCCCGGTGAGTCTGGTAGTGGATGCGCCAGAACCAGGTT